One genomic window of Trichosurus vulpecula isolate mTriVul1 chromosome X, mTriVul1.pri, whole genome shotgun sequence includes the following:
- the CETN2 gene encoding centrin-2 isoform X2: MGPKPELTEDQKQEIREAFDLFDTDGTGTIDVKELKVAMRALGFEPKKEEIKKMVSDIDKEGTGKISFNDFLAVMTQKMAEKDTKEEILKAFRLFDDDETGKISFKNLKRVARELGENLTDEELQEMIDEADRDGDGEVNEQEFLRIMKKTSLY, translated from the exons ATGGGACCCAAACCCGAACTCACAGAGGACCAGAAACAAGAAATTAGAGAGGCATTTGATCTCTTTGATACAGATGGAACCGGGACAATAGATGTTAAGGAGCTCAAG GTGGCCATGAGAGCTCTGGGCTTCGAACccaagaaagaagagatcaaaaaaaTGGTATCTGACATTGACAAGGAGGGGACGGGGAAAATCAGTTTCAATGACTTCTTGGCTGTGATGACTCAAAAAATG GCTGAAAAGGATACCAAAGAAGAAATTCTGAAGGCTTTCAGACTCTTCGATGATGATGAAACCGGAAAAATCTCCTTCAAGAACTTAAAACGTGTAGCCAGAGAGCTAGGGGAAAACCTCACTGATGAGGAACTGCAG GAAATGATTGATGAAGCTGATCGAGATGGTGACGGAGAAGTCAACGAACAGGAGTTCCTGCGGATCATGAAAAAGACCAGCCTCTATTGA
- the CETN2 gene encoding centrin-2 isoform X1, producing MASTIKKPNLGSAPPRKKMGPKPELTEDQKQEIREAFDLFDTDGTGTIDVKELKVAMRALGFEPKKEEIKKMVSDIDKEGTGKISFNDFLAVMTQKMAEKDTKEEILKAFRLFDDDETGKISFKNLKRVARELGENLTDEELQEMIDEADRDGDGEVNEQEFLRIMKKTSLY from the exons ATG gCCAGTACCATCAAGAAGCCAAACCTGGGCTCCGCCCCCCCAAGAAAGAAGATGGGACCCAAACCCGAACTCACAGAGGACCAGAAACAAGAAATTAGAGAGGCATTTGATCTCTTTGATACAGATGGAACCGGGACAATAGATGTTAAGGAGCTCAAG GTGGCCATGAGAGCTCTGGGCTTCGAACccaagaaagaagagatcaaaaaaaTGGTATCTGACATTGACAAGGAGGGGACGGGGAAAATCAGTTTCAATGACTTCTTGGCTGTGATGACTCAAAAAATG GCTGAAAAGGATACCAAAGAAGAAATTCTGAAGGCTTTCAGACTCTTCGATGATGATGAAACCGGAAAAATCTCCTTCAAGAACTTAAAACGTGTAGCCAGAGAGCTAGGGGAAAACCTCACTGATGAGGAACTGCAG GAAATGATTGATGAAGCTGATCGAGATGGTGACGGAGAAGTCAACGAACAGGAGTTCCTGCGGATCATGAAAAAGACCAGCCTCTATTGA